atcaggttagttacaactggggttggagcgaaaacctacaggagggtaactctccatgaacggggttggagagccctgacctaaacagGGATTATACTTTAAATAGACCCGTTACTTACACAGGAATTAAGGTTCTCCAATTGGCGTTCTAGAATGTTGAGGAAATCGTCCAGGCTTTTCTTGTCCCATGTGACAGATTTCATATTCCCATCAAACAGTTTTGTGATTTGATAGATGGTCTCTTTCAGGAATCTGACTTTGTCCTCAAACTACACAGGAAGATATAAAAAGAAGATTAGAAACAGTATAGGCTTTCGTTATGGCATCAATATAACATTGGGTCAAGACCGCCATACCAAAGCATATCAGAACACGATAAGTCACATTTCTAGTCTTTACCTCGGAATCATCTATGTGTCTGTAAAGTGATGTTGGGAAAAAGACTGGGGCATCCTGCTTTGTGATATCTCCTCCCTGGAAAACAATCAATATAGTATGTTAAGTCACATGTCAAATACTTCAAGACCAATCAAGACAGACATAAAGTATAGCTTAAACTGCAAGTACAGTAGGCCTAATGTAGATAGCGTCTCTTGATCTCTGTCATTATAGCCTTAGCGCCCTTTTAGTATGTATATTCAAACATAGGCTAACAGTTTTCGAACAAAAAGACTAAACATGAAACATATGACTACTTTACTTGGTTGGTTGTTTTGCTGTCCTTAATACATGCATTCAGTCTCCTCTTACAGTGTGCTGATAACTCACCATCTGGTCCAGCAGTGAAAGGTATTCTGCGCTCAAGTGGCCGTAGTGGTGTCGTATCCAGTCACAGCAATGACTCACGCTCTGCATACTGCAAATAATAAGAAAAATACACGTCCAACTCTGCATTGTATACATTGTAAATAGCAGTTCGTTTCGCTATTAGTTTTCCAGATGAGTTTGAACATATTGGCTGTGTTAAGTAGTTTTATGTGGAATTGGGAAAGGGAAAGCTGTATAGAGAATTTCCCCTGATCAACCTACCGGAGGCGGGAACTTTCATTTTCCAGACTAGCACATGCAGCAATAGGAATTCCATGCCTGCTCCGTATCCTTGACGAACAAATCCAAGTAAACCCATAGACATTCTCCTTGAATCCGGCTTTAAACTTTAGTTGAACCACAAGATAAGATTATTCCATTTAGATATCGGCTAGGCTATTACTGTAGCGAGAATAGGCTATTCGCGAGCTTTGCTTTCAACTGCTAATAACTTCGCGTGAACCGATAAAAAAAAGTCTGATAACAAAATCGTTGAAGTCGAAATAAAACCCACACTTCCTAAGAAAAGTAGCCATATAAGACATTCATTTAGTGGGTTTCGTTCAAAGTTAGTCCGAAGTATTGTTCCGTAGTCTTCTGCTGTTGCGCTACAACTGAAAAGTGAATGGGAGACGTCAGCGTCAATACCCATATCTCTCAACTTTCATTTTCACAATGACGTAACCAACTTTCACCCTACTGTTGTCTGCTGGTGATGCAACGTTGACAAGCAACGACAACATGATTTGTTGGAACTTTCTATTTGTCGTTTATTTTACAAGGGGAAAATGAAAAAGAATATGTGACAAAAGTTCCTTGGTATAGGCTACGATATCAGGGATATTTTCACTAAAACTGTCTGCACGGTCCTGGACGGTCCTGGAGACCAGCAGGAggtgcaggattttgttccaacccAGTACAAACACACCTGTTCCATCAGGGTCTTGATAAGATGTCATAGTTGGTTTCATATTGAAAAGTCATGTTGTACGCAAAAATGTCAGATGTAGCCTAATTATTCTGCTGCatttattcataaagcgtctaagagtaggagtgctgatctaggatcacgaCGCACTccatccattcattataatctattgggcaaaactgatcctagatcagcaatgcAACTCTCtgagatccttaataaatacgGGCCTTGGTTTTGTTTGATATAGCCTTACTGTAGGCCTTATGTATGAAATATTTTTTTCTATAGGGGACCAACATTAGCAACAGGGCTGCGGCCACAACACAGGACAACTGATAGAATCTTTGACCGTGTGGCGACGTCCAATGTGCTGAAGTGGCTGACGTCTTCATGGGTTTTAGTGCTAGTAGTGATACATGTCAATGGTGCTGAAACGTCTTCTTATGTCCCATGACACGCCTGCGGTGGACGCATTTTGgggttttccaagctgttttacaCAAGTTGTGTGATGTAATCAGTTTCCCCTGAGTCTTCTCCCCAGGAATAATAGACACCTTTGGCTGACTTATCAAATTGGGTAGGGAATATGTCGTTTGAAGAGCGTTTGCACATTGGGAAGATGTCGCCAAGATATCATAATAGAATATTGATGTCTAGCCGACATCTAAACAATGTAGAACTGTGGAATTTAGAATGTGTAAGACGTCAATGAGCAAACAATGTCTAAACTGCATCATcccaatgtacagttgaagtcggaagattacatacaccttagccaaatacatttaaattcagtttttcacaattcctgacatttaatccaagtaaaaattccctatcttgggtcagttaggttcaccactttattttaagaatgtgaaatatcagaataatagtagagagaattatttctttcagcttttatttctttcatcacattcccagtgtgtcagaagtttac
The sequence above is a segment of the Salvelinus alpinus chromosome 1, SLU_Salpinus.1, whole genome shotgun sequence genome. Coding sequences within it:
- the LOC139580571 gene encoding interferon a3-like isoform X1, with product MYTMQSWTCIFLIICSMQSVSHCCDWIRHHYGHLSAEYLSLLDQMGGDITKQDAPVFFPTSLYRHIDDSEFEDKVRFLKETIYQITKLFDGNMKSVTWDKKSLDDFLNILERQLENLNSCVSPAMKPERRLKRYFKKLNKKVLRKMNYSAQAWELIRKETKRHLQRLDILAAQMY
- the LOC139580571 gene encoding interferon a3-like isoform X2 is translated as MQSVSHCCDWIRHHYGHLSAEYLSLLDQMGGDITKQDAPVFFPTSLYRHIDDSEFEDKVRFLKETIYQITKLFDGNMKSVTWDKKSLDDFLNILERQLENLNSCVSPAMKPERRLKRYFKKLNKKVLRKMNYSAQAWELIRKETKRHLQRLDILAAQMY